tgtagtgataacagtgtgtagcgataaccgtgtgtagtgataaccgagtgaagtgataacggtttgaagggttatccgtgtgaaatgataacagtgtgcagtgataacagtgtgtagtgataacagtgtgtagtgatagccgtgtgcagtgatagccgtgtaaagcgataacagtgtgaagtgataacagtgcctagtaataacagtgtgtagtgataaccgtatgtagtgataaccgtgtgtagtgataaccgtgtgaagtgataacagtgttaagtgataacagtgtgtagtgataacagtgtgtagtgataacagtgtgaagtgatgacagtgtgtagtgataacagtgtgaagtgacaacagtgtgaattgataacagtgtgtagtaataagaatgtgtagtgatgacagtgtgtagtgataaccgtgtgaagtgataacagtgtgtatagataaccgtgtgtagtgatgaccgtgtgaagtgataacagtgagtagtgataacagtgtgtggtgataacagtgtaaagtgataacagcgtgaagtcataacagtgtgcagtaattaccgtgtgaagtgaaaaccgtgtgaagtgataacagtgtgtagtgataattgtgtgcagtgataacagtgtgaagtgataacagtgagtagtgataacagtgtgtagtgataacagtgtgtagtgataaccgtgtgaagtgataacagtgtatagataaccgtgtgtagtgatagccgtgtgtagtgataaccgtgtgaagtgttaacagtgagtagtgataaccgtgtgaagtgataacagtgtgtagcgataaccgtatgtagtgaaaagagtgtgtagtgataacagtgtgtagtgataaccgtgtgaagtgataacagtgtatagataaccgtgtgtagtgatagccgtgtgtaatgataaccgtgtgaagtgttaacagtgagtagtgataaccgtatgtagtgataacagagtgtattgataacagtgtgtagtgatagacgtgtgcagtgatagccgtgtgaattgataacagtgtgaagttataacagtgtgtagtgataacagtatgtagttataaccgtatgtaatgataaccgtgtgaagtgataacagtgttaagtgataacagttttagtgataacagtatgtagtgaaaaccgtgtgtagtgataacattgtgtagtgataacagtgtgtagtgataacagtgtgtggtgataacagtgtgtagtgataaccgtgtgaagtggtaacagtgtgtggtgataacagtgtaaagtgataacagtgtgaagtcataacagtgtatagtgttaaccgtgtgaagtgataaccgtgtgaagtaataacagtgtgtagtgataacagtgtgtagtgataacagtatgaagtgataacagtgagtagtgataacagtgtgtagtgataacagtgtgtagtgatgaccgtgtgaagtgataacagtgtgtggtgataacagtgtaaagtgataactgtgtgaagtcataacagtgtatagtgttaaccgtgtgaagtgataacagtgtgtagtgataacagtgtgtagtgataacagtatgaagtgacaacagtgagtagtgataacagtgtgtagtgataacagtgtgtagtgatgaccgtgtgtagtgataacagtgtgtagtaataacagtgtgtagtgataacagtgtgtagtgataacagtgtgtagtgataaccatgtgtagtgaaaccttgtgaagtaataacagtgttttgtgataacagtgtgtagtgataacagtgtgaagtgataacagtgtgtagtgataacagtgtgaagtgataacagtgtgtagtgataacagtgtgtagtgatagcagtgtgtagtgataacagtgtgtagtgataacagtgtgtagtgataaccgtgtgaagtgataacagtgtgaagtgataacagtgagtagtgataacagtgtgtggtgataacagtgtaaagtgataacagcgtgaagtcatgacagtgtgcagtgataacagtgtgaagtgataaccgtgtgaagtgataagtgtgtagtgataaatgtgtgtagtgataacagtgtgaagtgataacagtgagtagtgataacagtgtgtagtgataacagtgtgtagtgataaccgtaagaagtgataacagtgtgtatagataaccgggtGTAGCGATagccgtgtgaattgataacagtgtgaagtgaaaacagtgtgtagtgataacagtgtgtagtgataaccgtgtgaagttataacagtgtgtatagataaccgtgtgtagtgataggtgtgtgaattgataaccgtgtgaagtgataaccgtgtgaagtgataacagtgtgtagtgataactgtgtgcagtgataacagtgggaagtgataacagtgagtagtgataacagtgtgtggtgataaaagtgtaaagtgataacagcgtgaagtcataacagtgtgcagtaattaccgtgtgaagtgataaccgtgtgaagcgataaccgtgtgtagtgatatttgtgtgcagtgataacagtgtgcagtgataacagtgagtagtgataacagtgcgtagtgataacagtgtgtagtgataaccgtgtgaagtgataacagtgtatagataaccgtgtgtagtgataaccgtgtgaagtgttaacagtgagtagtgataaccgtgtgaagtgataacagtgtgtagcgataaccgtatgtagtgataagagtgtgtagtgataacagtgtgtagtgataaccgtgtgaagtgataacagtgtatagataaccgtgtgtagtgatagccgtgtgtaatgataaccgtgtgaagtgttaacagtcagtagtgataaccgtatgtagtgataacagagtgtattgataacagtgtgtagtgatagatgtgtgcagtgatagccgtgtgaattgataacagtgtgaagtgataacagtgtgtagtgataacagtatgtagttatgaccgtatgtagtgataaccgtgtgaagtgataacagtgttaagtgataacagtgtgtagtgataacagtatgtagtgaaaaccgtgtgtagtgataacagtgtgtagtcataacagtgtgtagtgatagccgtatgtagtgatagccgtgtgaagtgatatcagtgtgaagtgataacagtgtgtagtgataaccgtgtgaagtgataacagtgtgtggtgataacagtgtaaagtgataacagtgtgaagtcataacagtgtatagtgttaacagtgtgaagtgataaccgtgtgaagtgataacagtgtgtagtgataacagtgtgtagtgataacagtatgaagtgataacagtgagtagtgataacagtgtgtagtgataacagtgtgtagtgataacagtgtgtagtaataacagtgtgtagtgatagcagtgtgtagtgataacagtgtgtagtgataaccgtgagtaGTGAAACCTTCTGAAGTAATACAAGtgttttgtgataacagtgtgtagtgataaccgtgtgaagtgataacagtgtagtgataacagtgtgtagtgataacagtgtgaagtgataacagtgtgtagtgatagcagtgtgtagtgatagcagtgtgtagtgataaccgtgtgaagtgataacagtgtgtacagataaccgtgtgtagtgataacagtgtttagtaataacagtgtgtagtgataacagtgtgtagtgataaccgtgtgaagtgatatcactgaacacagttatcactacacactgttatcacttcacacggttatcactacacactgttatcactacacactgttattactaaacactgttatcactacacacggttatcactttacacggttatcactgcacactgtcatgacttcacgctgttatcactttacactgttatcaccacacactgttatcactactcactgttatcacttcacacttatCACtgaacacagttatcactacatactgttaagtgtgaagtgataacagtgagtagtgataacagtgtgtggtgataacagtgtaaagtgataacagcgtgaagtcatgacagtgtgcagtgataaccgtgtaaagtgataaccgtgtgaagtgataccagtgtgtagtgataaatgtgtgtagtgataacagtgtgaagtgataacagtgagtagtgataacagtgtgtagtgataacagtgtgtagtgataaccgtgtgaagtgataacagtgtgtatagataaccgggtgtagcgatagccgtgtgtagtgataaccgtgtgaagtgttaaaagtgtgtagtgataaccgtgtgaagtgataacagtgtgtattgataacagtgtaaagtgataacaatgTGATGTCATAACAGTGTATAGTGTTAACCGtgagaagtgataaccgtgtgaagtgataacagtgtgtagtgataacagtgtgaagtgataacagtgtgtagtgataacagtgtgtagtgatagcagtttgtagtgataaccgtgtgaagtgataacagtgtgtacagataaccgtgtatagtgataacagtgtcaaatgataacagtgtgtagtaataacagtgtgtagtaataacagtgtagtgataacagtgtgtagtgataaccgtgtgaagtgataacagtgtagtgataactgagtgcagtgataacagtgtgaagtgataacagtgagtagtgataacagtgtgtggtgataacagtgtaaagtgataacagcgtgaagtcatgacagtgtgcagtaatagccgtgtgaagtgatacccgtgtgaagtgataacagtgtgtagtgataaatgtgtgtagtgataacagtgtgtagtgataacagtatgaagtgataacagtgagtagtgataacagtgtgtagtgataagtgtgtagtgataaccgtatgaagtgataacagtgtgtatagataaccgggtgtagcgatagccgtgtgtagtgataaccgtgtgaagtgttaacagtgtgtagtgttatgatctcagcctgcaggagaaacgagtctcccttcttgagagttattcagcaagcctgacctaactagaaggtctagcaagtattgaggtgataacgcatatgtaaaatagttggttgggtatgtgtaacagtttgagattatgggcaatgcagaagaaaatagataaatgacgggctaggagatgtggacattttgctggaggcgtgaggctcgcttctggaggaccttgacctcacttgagtgccagacatcgcagggggaagccgcgctccgttgagctcccgtcagaagggaacccctagtgatatatctctaagagaagagaagtgtgcagacgtgccagctgtggaatcgagctggggacgtgtggtctcaagtcgtggacgataattagtgaatattaagccgcccggaggcattattgtgggctgtgtggagcgccctgactagacgccgtcagagggaaagcgccctcgaccaattaatctgtggtaagcacgataaacgccagttcatagtgattgtttgtagttggtcgtgtgcccagcgacagtagcaatgtttatttataagttagacatgttttaataaggcagaaggcctgaaataagagagtggagagggaggagcacggagcgacgtccgtccactctgagcgctggcggacgactgagggagcctggctccggatggaggaagaccctcccagcgagtgaggaccgccgccaggcgaggtggagtatggacccgcccaaaacgggggagtccactctcactgtatgtagaggacagatagaggtttgaggcaagcatattgtgtggttatttttgtttatgtgttaaaggggaacattttatttggaacgtcgatgggttgcaggtttgtctttggggaagaagttgctgagaacttcgaagccagcagatgatgtagctgatgagactccaaggtagtggagcagaggacctcgagctgtgaggagaagcagcagtgaggaggagtgtcacgtgcttctgtagaggtggtgtagcagccaagagagctgtggaagaacctaacagaagggtgaagcaccgtagttgcacaaggaaacttcatgatagcagcctggaggagctgcagaggatcctggtagtgaagcccggcagaacctaaagatattagggtagtgaacttccagaggtggaaggggaagttctggtggattactagtagggagttgatagtgtttggttgtcattagcgtgcaagacgcagtgagaggtgagtgactgtttgcattcttatgtcaaggagtgttttatactgaagtttagagttacagtcgtaggctggattacctacggatgtatgcgttccaggactgacagtgatcgattaatcattgttgtgtattaatgaacatttatactgatatatgttattgcattcaaatgctgattttctatatatacattatcttgctgatagtgcaacagtgtatgtaggcttgaccaacttgaggaggttaatagtatcaggtggtaaccaggagataggataccacttgataagctgataatagagttctgatggtgttggagtgcaacctgattgtgatattatagagtataggattcattattattatatgtgtgtatgtatcgtgtatgtgctttgtccagtaaatgtgtcacaatttgctggtgtttgcccttgtcctagtgaggcttcccaggaggtagtaaagaaggagagagaaagaaccaagaaccactgctgtggacagggtaggaggtaatactagtaagtcataggggattgaggagatcatatcttatctaaggagagagtggggagtcacagcggctcgagtgggtgtgtgcacgtgacaacgaggctaagtgttggagccgcatcccctaaacgtgtgacgttgagcccctctccaagagccagaagcgccaagggtgatctcctagtataagcactctaccgagttgtgggttgggttgtccgtagagaaggatcaacgacgacaacaccaaccaacccacagtctataagaaattgggggcctgtgtccgggagagtgaactgacacacccacaccctgtccaagagtggatttgtacacccttgctgaaatagataaactgtgtgaccgcaggtgtatattctctctcttgggaagactcacaggacaaagatggataaggtgcaagcgtttgtggagtcaggcaagcctgaggacttggaaggttgcacgagggatcaattgaagcaaatagcagaaaaatgtggcatcaggttgaaagcatctaaagtagctgggatgaagaatgagatcctgaggcagttaagagccaaaaatgaagcggcagaacaaggagcccaaaaaggagctgaaagtagaaaggaggatgatgggcaggatgacgtgagatcccagggatcgagtaggagcagcaagagtagccgcagtagcaggagtagccggaataggagcttggagagattccagttagagctccagatgcagcgtgaggacaaggagagacagttccagctggaaaagatgaaattagaactccagatgaaaaatgaagccgagaaggaaaaagagaaaaccaggctggaagtagagagagcgagactagaggtggagaaagaaaaagagaaaaccagaataagagaactggagttggaacaagagaaagaaaaagaaaaagcccaggtcgaaaaagaaaaagcccaggtcgaaaaagaaaaagagagaacaaaacaaatgcagatagaagcgaatagaaccttggctgagcaaaggattgaacatgggttgccagagagcaccacccaggtatcacacccaccagatgttagggttagggagaaggacattcccttgtttgttcccgaagaggcagagagcttcttcgagcattttgagaaagtagccagtatcaaggagtggccacaggaggaatgggcccagctggtccagttaagattgaccggtgcagccagggaggcatacacccaattgtcactggaagagtgccaggattacgccacagtaaagagcagcatattgcgctcgtttcagttaacctcagaggcttataggaagcgtttcagagaaatgatcaaagttggagcatgtacatttgctgagacagcaagagatctggaaagacgattccagaagtggattgaggctgctggagttggatcttacgctgacctgaagcaactgatggtcatggagaagttcttggagatgatgcatcccgaaacaaggttcaagatccaagaagcagggataaaggaggtgaaagatgccgcagatagggcgggtatgattactgaagcgtacaagagcttaagggagaacagagtgagaagcgaggcgagacgcagcaatggcagatccaatggagtctggggaggaagaaattatgaaagacccagaagagtctggggtgagaaaaattttgataaatgggcagataaaagtaaataccctaaaactcagaagagtaggtcgcgcacttcgtctgaaagtgaagatggaggagccagacgagaaactaatcgttatccaggaaatcaagagtccagtaaagctcgacagagtacgagtagtacgtctggcccgaggaactccaatacgagtggacagagtcagagctactctggtacatatagaagagacttttcccagatgagatgttacaattgtaacggattgggtcacgtgatgcgagattgtagacagggcaagagagttgtgaccctggccatgtgtgacccccgaggtaaatatactaatgtgttccgagacaaaccacagagagcgaacttagtgaacgagaggtataggccgttcatgagcaaaggttggatcagtataggaggccaacctgaggtagaagttggtatcttaagagataccggagctaatcagagcttgattacgagaagcctgattgggaatgatcgacggttagctggcaggagtaagatgagagtatatgggttattgtctgagagtgacatgcccgtatgtactgtccagctaaggtcggaatatgtgtcggcggaggtgatgttgggagtgtgccccgacatacctgttccaggagtccaagtgatcctggggaatgacttgtgcgggacaaaggtgttgccgagagtcgtagcggagactgtgccagaggagtgcccagaaggccactgcacgggtgggacacctgagagtgtgaacctgactgacatccgaggagatgagtcaggagaccgccaagccattgaaaaccctgtctcggtagtgatgaaggcagaggtagcCGACGAGGGAGACgccggagaagatgagacagtgtcgattcagccggtggaaaatatcgacgtagatatagcgtggctgtttgatgaaggtccagcccaggagaatgaagtctcggtgaggtcgaaagtgaagatgacccagccgaagaagaatcatgtgaagagagcggacctgagtagagcccagactgctgaaattaagagtcggaaggtgaatgcaactgtgctgagtaggaatgaggaaggatgtggacatacagaggacgagagtagagcgtcaagttgtccacgagcacagaggcatttgggtagtagagttaagttgtttgagatgtcaggagttgacatgtttcacagaaaacgtgaagaaaagatagtgaagaagagtagtaaccgagaaagtgaaaggagaagagacagtatgtgtggagagatgtttgcgagcactttgggagaggcaaagcgacatgtatggtcgagtgctgttggatgtaatacagtgcccgaagaaacttttagggaacgaagaagagttgaaggagaagaaatggagttgcatagaggtgaaaagtgggggaagaggaagatgatacaagcatggaggaatagaagaaagccgaggactcgatggaggtcaaacaggatgaggtcttggataaatgaggagacgaaagggaggatcgtcggtgaagacgagggagtgaagtatgatgacaggaggcggaagtatactggcagtagatggaagtatgaagatgacagaggaggtacagacagtagatgtctgactctggacgagaagagaagaagacgaggaaacggagggtggagacagtaagtagagtggaccaatggattgcaggcgtccaaggaggacagcctagccgagAGGTgctagagaagtcaaatcgtttatgagaagaccatgtttctggagagttgtgagccggatgttgcaaggagcaacgaactaattgtagactcctaagggagtacgtaagcagatcaaccgttcgaatcaatcggttgaagaaagagacagtctagtggcggatgtattatcccgagctttgccactggaataactctcaaaaataaggggaggggagtgttatgatctcagcctgcaggagaaacgagtctcccttcttgagagttattcagcaagcctgacctaactagaaggtctagcaagtattgaggtgataacgcatatgtaaaatagttggttgggtatgtgtaacagtttgagattatgggcaatgcagaagaaaatagataaatgacgggctaggagatgtggacattttgctggaggcgtgaggctcgcttctggaggaccttgacctcacttgagtgccagacatcgcagggggaagccgcgctccgttgagctcccgtcagaagggaacccctagtgatatatctctaagagaagagaagtgtgcagacgtgccagctgtggaatcgagctggggacgtgtggtctcaagtcgtggacgataattagtgaatattaagccgcccggaggcattattgtgggctgtgtggagcgccctgaccagacgccgtcagagggaaagcgccctcgaccaattaatctgtggtaagcacgataaacgccagttcatagtgattgtttgtagttggtcgtgtgcccagcgacagtagcaatgtttatttataagttagacatgttttaataaggcagaaggcctgaaataagagagtggagagggaggagcacggagcgacgtccgtccactctgagcgctggcggacgactgagggagcctggctccggatggaggaagaccctcccagcgagtgaggaccgccgccaggcgaggtggagtatggacccgcccaaaacgggggagtccactctcactgtatgtagaggacagatagaggtttgaggcaagcatattgtgtggttatttttgtttatgtgttaaaggggaacattttatttggaacgtcgatgggttgcaggtttgtctttggggaagaagttgctgagaacttcgaagccagcagatgatgtagctgatgagactccaaggtagtggagcagaggacctcgagctgtgagaagaaGCAGCAGTgaggaggagtgtcacgtgcttctgtagaggtggtgtagcagccaagagagctgtggaagaacctaacagaagggtgaagcaccgtagttgcacaaggaaacttcatgatagcagcctggaggagctgcagaggatcctggtagtgaagcccggcagaacctaaagatattagggtagtgaacttccagaggtggaaggggaagttctggtggattactagtagggagttgata
Above is a genomic segment from Procambarus clarkii isolate CNS0578487 unplaced genomic scaffold, FALCON_Pclarkii_2.0 HiC_scaffold_157, whole genome shotgun sequence containing:
- the LOC138361058 gene encoding uncharacterized protein, coding for MIKVGACTFAETARDLERRFQKWIEAAGVGSYADLKQLMVMEKFLEMMHPETRFKIQEAGIKEVKDAADRAGMITEAYKSLRENRVRSEARRSNGRSNGVWGGRNYERPRRVWGEKNFDKWADKSKYPKTQKSRSRTSSESEDGGARRETNRYPGNQESSKARQSTSSTSGPRNSNTSGQSQSYSGTYRRDFSQMRCYNCNGLGHVMRDCRQGKRVVTLAMCDPRGKYTNVFRDKPQRANLVNERYRPFMSKGWISIGGQPEVEVGILRDTGANQSLITRSLIGNDRRLAGRSKMRVYGLLSESDMPVCTVQLRSEYVSAEVMLGVCPDIPVPGVQVILGNDLCGTKVLPRVVAETVPEECPEGHCTGGTPESVNLTDIRGDESGDRQAIENPVSVVMKAEVADEGDAGEDETVSIQPVENIDVDIAWLFDEGPAQENEVSVRSKVKMTQPKKNHVKRADLSRAQTAEIKSRKVNATVLSRNEEGCGHTEDESRASSCPRAQRHLGSRVKLFEMSGVDMFHRKREEKIVKKSSNRESERRRDSMCGEMFASTLGEAKRHVWSSAVGCNTVPEETFRERRRVEGEEMELHRGEKWGKRKMIQAWRNRRKPRTRWRSNRMRSWINEETKGRIVGEDEGVKYDDRRRKYTGSRWKYEDDRGGTDSRCLTLDEKRRRRGNGGWRQ